The Fusobacterium polymorphum genome segment TGGATACAAGTACAGATGAAAGTAAAGAAGCACAAATATCAAGACTTTTAAAAGAAGCTGATAAGAAAAAAGAAGAAACAGCAGAAGTAGAAAAAACTGTTGTAACTGATAATGGAGAGGAAGTTACAGAGGAAGAAGTTGCTGTTCAAAACAAGAAATCACATAAAGGAATGACAAGAGGGGAAATAATGGAATATGAAATGACAAGAGTTTCAGATGAAATGAATGCCATACAAGCAGATGTACAACAATATCAAGAAAAGAAAGCACAACTAAAAGCATACCAAGAAAAATTACAAAAATTAGAAGAATTAAATAATGCAGGAATAAAATAAGAGGGGGGGAAAATATGAAAGACTATAATAAAGTAGAAAGTTGTCTAAAAAGTTTTTTAAAGAATAATAAAAGACTAAGCTACTCTATGGCACTATTAATATCATTTTTAATTAATGGTGGTTTTTCTTATGCTGATGAAGCAATACAAGTGCCATTAAGAACAGAAATAAAGACAAGAATAGAAAAAGAACAAGAAAATATATCCCAAATGCTAAAAGAAGCAGACAAAAGTATGAAAGATATAGAATTAAAAATAAAGAAATTGACACAAAGAGGAGAATTTTGGGTAAAACCATTAGAAAAATCATATCAAGGATTTATCTTTGCTAATTGGGGAAATTATAGCAAAAATAAGAACAAAACAGAAAGTAACTTTAATGGACCTGAATATTCAGCTTCTTATGGAAGTAGTATGGGATATGGACAATTTTCTAATGGGAAATATTATGGAGAATATGGAATAGTTAAAAATCCATTGGAATTTGTTGATAAAATAGATTTTGGAGCAAATATTACACCAAAGGCAGTAACTGAAAAAACAATAGTTGAAAAAACAGTAATACAAAAGATAATAGAAGCACCAAGGGTAACACCACCAATTGTTACAATAGCTACAATAACACCACCAACAGTTTCAACACCAACTATTGGAACTATGTCAGAACCAGGGGCAATAACAGTGAATGTAACAGCACCAGGGACACCACCAACATTGTCAGCTATAACAGTTTCAGCTGTGCCAGAAGTGAGTATAACTCCTCAACCACCAGAAGTAGCTGAGGCACCAGTAGTTACTGAACCAACAGTGACAGCACCTGCTACACCAGCTGGCTTTACACCAAGACTTGTTAGTCCACCAACAGTGGCAGAAAAAATAGTAAATATAAGTCCAGTTCCAAATCCGCCATCTACAGATGTACATTATCAAGATGTACCAAATAATAGTACAGGATGGTATGGCGGAACTGGTTCTTCACAAGTAACTGGAAATAATGGATTGATATCTCAATTAGATCTTACTGCTGGAAATTATGAAATGTATTTTAGAGGACATAATAAGGGCCAAGATCATAAGTTTTCAAATGCAAAAGATTCAGCAGGGATTTTACCTTCAACATATTCAGTAGATGGAATGAATAAAGTTGCATTTTATGGAATTGGTGGAAAACCATTAGTTACAATTCCAAATACTGTTACAATAAAGGCAGTAGGAAATAATACAACAAATTCACCATTAAATGCAATTTTTTATTTAGGAAATAATACAACAAATCCAAATTCTGAGTCAAAATTAATAAATAAAGCAACAGTTAATTTATATGGAAATAAAATAGCAGTATCTAATATTGATAATGTATCAAGTTCTGGAAACATAACATTTGTAAATGAAGGAAATATTATAGGGCATGCAGAATCAGGAGAATATGCTTCTGGAAAAGTAGGAAATTCAGCTGTAGGAAACTTTATATTTGGAGGCTATTCTTATGGAGATGCTGGAGTGGATACAATAGAAAATGGAGTTGGTGGAAATGTTACTTTTTATGCACCTAATAGTGTTGGTTGGGCATATACAAGTTCAAGCACACAAGCAGTAAAAAGAAGTTCAATAAACAATGGTATTATGAAATTGTATGGACATCATAGTTTGGGAATAGCAACAGATGGAGATGCTAGTGTTGAACAAATGAGTTGGGCAGATATACAATTAAATACCCCCATAGAAATATTAGGGGATCAGTCTGTTGGGGCAAGCATAAAAACTGAACCTGATGAAACTAAATCAACTAACTTTTTTGGTTCAAAATGGAATATTAAAATAGGTGGTTTAAATGGAACTACTCAAGATGCAACTCATGGAAATACCCAAAGTAATCCAAATAGTGCAAGTAAAGTTGAACAATCAATAGGGTTAAACTTTGATTTTACTGTTCATGCTTCAGGACTAGCTCAAAGAGAAATTAAAAAATATAAAGTTTCATTAGAAGCAGATGCAGATAGTTCAACAGGTATTAGAGTAGGACATGCAAAAATTAATTTAACAGATGCAGATGCTTTCACTCAAATAAAAATGAATGGAACAAATAATATAGGTCTTCTTGCAGATGGAGCAACATCAGAATTAAAATATACTAATACTAGAAATGCTCTAAATTTAGATGGAGGAGAAGGCAATATTCTTTTTGCATCAATAAATTCAGGGAAACTTAATGTAGAAAATAAGTTTGAATTAAAAACTTCTGGTGGTTCTGATGAAACAACTGGGGCTAAGTTTGTATCTGCTTATACAAAAGGATCAGGTTCAAAAGTTACTTTTAAAAAGGGAATTTCTTTTAAACATACAGGGAATGAAAGTATTGGTATGTATGCAACTGATAGTGGGGATATAACAGTAACAAATCCAACAATGGTTACTTTACCAACTGTAACAGCAGCTTCTGAAATAGATAATTCAACTTTACCAAGTGTTGCAACAACATCACCAACTATTAGTACAAAACTTTCTATTACTGGAAGTAAAAGTGTTGGTTATTATGCTAATAATGGGGGAACTATTGTAAATATAGGTTCAAGCACAAAGGTAACTGATGGATCAGCTCTAGCTTATGCAAAAGGAGCTAACAGTAAAATTACTATATCTAGCTCTTTACTTGACTATTCTGGGGAAGGTTATTCACTTTATACAGAAAATAGTGGAAAAATTGTTGCAGATAATAGTGTCTTAGTATTAAGAGGAAAAGCTGTTGGAATGAAAGCAAACTCTGTAAGTAGTGGAGATATTTCATTTGCAAATGGAAAAATTGTTATGATGTCTAATGATGCTATACCATTTGTTGCTAGTGATATTACAGCTACTGTTAATGCAAGTGATATAAGAACAGGTTTAGGGCTTCCTAGTAATATTATAATAGCTAAAGGTAAAGAGGGAGGAACAGTATTTAACAAATACAAAATAGCAGCTGTTGATGGAATGGCAAACTTAACTATAGATTACGATTTAGATAAGACTTATGCAACCGATGATAATAATGAAACAAGTTCTGATTATAGTAAAAAAGCTTCTTATGCTCTATTTAGAAGATATTTGATTCAAAGAGCTAAGGTAGAAGCCAATGGAAAAACTATAAAAGCTATTCTTAATAGCACAGATTTGACAAAATTAGATGCTACACAAGTAGTAGGACTTGAAATGAGTTCAAGTAAAAATGCAAATAATGTAAATGAAACAGCTATTAATTTAGTTAACTCAAAGATAATAGCAGATAGAAAAGATGGAGGAACAGGAGCAGTAGGGGCATATATTAACTATGGTTTAGTAAATATTGATGCTACATCAAAAATAGAAGTAGAAAAAGATACTTCAGCTGGAAATACAGCAAATAGTGGAGCAGTAGGAGTATATGCAGTAAATGGTTCTAAAGTAGATAATAAAGGTAATATAGAAGCTGGAGGTACAGATTCAGTAGGTATTTTAGCTTTAGGATATGGAGAATCAGGGGGAGTCGCTCAAAAGAATCAGTTTGGAGGAAAGACTGGAGAAGGAAATATAACTGTAACAAACTCAGGTTCTGTAACAATGGCTAATAATGATGCTATTGGTATTTATGTAAAAAATAATAATACAACTACTGTGAGTACAAACCATAAGGTTACAAATAGTGGAACTATTGAAGTAAAAGAATCTGCTTCTAAGACAGCAATAGGAATCTATGCAGATAAATCAACAGTAATTCCTAAAGATGGAACAATAAAAATAGGAAAGAAAGCAGTGGGAATTTATGCAGATAATTCAGCTATTGGAAGTGGAACTGATAATCTAGGAAAAATTGATTTTGCAGGAGAAAGTGGAGTAGGTATTTACTTAAAAGGAAGTTCTTCAACTTTAACAGGAAGTAATGTTACTTTAAAACAGTCAACTAGTGGAACTTTTAAAGGAAAAGTAGGTATACTTGTTGCAAGAGAAACAGCTTCAACAATTACAACTGAAGTAAAAACAAAAGATGGTTCAGACACAATAGATGATGTAATTGCATATTATTCAAAAAATAATGGAACATTAACTGTTCAATCAAGTTTTGAATT includes the following:
- the radA gene encoding defensin-inducing lipoprotein FAD-I yields the protein MKKILLLLLSLLILACTNMDTSTDESKEAQISRLLKEADKKKEETAEVEKTVVTDNGEEVTEEEVAVQNKKSHKGMTRGEIMEYEMTRVSDEMNAIQADVQQYQEKKAQLKAYQEKLQKLEELNNAGIK